The Streptomyces sp. HUAS MG91 sequence GCACCCACGCGGTCGTCGACCCGGCCACCGGCGCGGAGGTCTACACGTACGAGCTGGCGGGCACGGACGACGTGGACGCCGCCGTCGCCGCCGCCCGCGCGGCCTTCCCCGGCTGGTCGGGCCTGACCCCGGGCGAGCGCTCCGACGCGATGCACAGGTTCGCCGCCGTGCTCGACGAGTGGGCCGAGGAGTTCGCCCGGTTCGAGTCGCTGCAGTGCGGCAAGCCGATCAAGCTGAGCCGCGAGTTCGACGTGCCGGGCACCGTCGACAACACCGCGTTCTTCGCGGGCGCCGCCCGTCACCTGCAAGGGCAGTCCGCCGGGGAGTACAGCGGCGACCACACCTCGTACGTACGGCGTGAGCCGATCGGTGTCGTCGGTTCCATCGCGCCCTGGAACTACCCGCTCCAGATGGCCGCGTGGAAGGTCCTGCCGGCCATCGCCGCGGGCAACACCATCGTGCTCAAGCCCGCCGAGCTGACCCCCTTCACCTCGCTGCTGTTCGCCGAGGCAGCCGTCGCCGCCGGGCTGCCCGAGGGCGTCGTCAACGTGGTCACCGGCGCGGGCCGCGACGCGGGCGAGCACCTCGTCGGCCACCCCGACGTCGCCATGACCTCCTTCACCGGCTCGACCGGCGTCGGCAAGCGCGTCGCCGAGATCGCCACCGCGACCGTCAAGCGGCTCCACCTGGAGCTGGGCGGCAAGGCCCCGTTCCTCGTCTTCGACGACGCCGACCTCGACGCGGCCGTGCACGGCGCCGTCGCCGGCGCGCTCATCAACACCGGGCAGGACTGCACCGCCGCCACGCGCGCGTACGTGCAGCGTCCGCTCTACGACGCGTTCGTCGAGAAGACCGCCGCCCTGATGGAGACCGTCCGGCTCGGCGACCCCTTCGCCGAGGACACCGACCTCGGCCCGCTCATCTCGCACGTCCACCGCGACCGCGTCGCCGGATTCGTCGACCGGGCACGCGCCTACGCGCGCGTGGTGACCGGCGGCGAGGCCCCCGACCACCCCGGCGCCTACTACAAGCCCACCCTCATCGCCGACGCCCCGCAGGACAGCGAGATCGTCCAGTCGGAGATCTTCGGCCCGGTCCTGGTCGTGCTGCCCTTCGACAGCGACGACGAGGGCATCGCGCTGGCCAACGACACCCCGTACGGGCTCGCCGCCTCCGCCTGGTCGACCAACGTCTTCCGCGCCAACCGCGCCACCCGCGAGATCAAGGCCGGCTGCGTCTGGGTCAACGACCACATCCCGATCCTCAGCGAGATGCCCCACGGCGGCTACAAGGCATCCGGCTTCGGCAAGGACATGTCCGCCTACTCCTTCGAGGAGTACACGCAGGTCAAGCACGTCATGTTCGACAACACCGCGGTCGTCCGCAAGGACTGGCACCGCACCGTCTTCGGGGACCGATAGCCACCTGGCCGCCTGACTCCCGGCCGACTCCACCTTCCCGTAAGGGACTCCCGAAAGGGCAACCACGCGCATGGAGCAGTACGAGCCCGACCGCCCGTCCCCGGCCCTGCTGGCCGCGATGAGGCGCAGTTTCCACAACGGCAGGGCCTCGGCGACACTGTCGCGCCGCTCCCTGCTGCGTGCCTCGGCGGGCGGCGCGTTCGCCGTCGGCGGGCTCGGCGCGCTCAGTGCCTGCGGCATCCCCGCGGCGAGCAAGTCCTCGGGCGGTGTCTCGTCCGAGGACCACTCGGCCAAGGAGAAGACGGTCAACTTCTCCAACTGGACCGAGTACATCGACCTCAGCAAGGACAAGAAGCACCACCCGAGCCTGGACGCGTTCGCCCGGCGCACCGGCATCAAGGTCAAGTACACCGAGGACATCAACGACAACGTCGAGTTCTTCGGCAAGATCAAGCCGCAGCTCGCGGCGGGCCAGGACACCGGACGCGACATCATCGTCCTCACCGACTGGCTCGCCGCCCGCCTCATCCGCTACGGCTGGGTGCAGAAGCTCGACGCGGCGAACCTGCCGCACGCGTTCACCAACCTGGCCGGCCAGTTCCGCGACCCCGACTGGGACCCCGGGCGCGCCTACTCCTACCCCTGGCAGGGCATCGCCACGGTCATCGCGTACAACGTGAAGGCCACCGGCGGCAAGGAGATCACCTCCGTCTCGCAGCTCCTCGACGACCCCAAGCTCAAGGGCAAGGTCGGCCTGCTCTCCGAGATGCGCGACACCCTCGGCATGACGCTCCTGGACATGGGCAAGGACCCGCGCGACTTTAGGACCGACGACTTCGACGCGGCGATCGCCCGCGTCCAGAAGGCCGTCGACAACAAGCAGGTCCGCCGCTTCACCGGCAACGACTACATCGCCGACCTCAACCAGGGCGACCTCGCCGCGTGCCTGGCCTGGGCCGGTGACGTCGTCCAGCTCCAGGCCGACAACCCCGACGTGCGGTTCGCGATACCGGACGCCGGCTACATCACGTCGACCGACAACATGCTGATCCCCAACAAGGCGCGTCACAAGACGAACGCCGAGAAGCTCATGGACTACTTCTACGAGCCGGCCGTCGGCGCCGAACTCGCCAACGCGATCAACTACGTCACCCCGCTGGAGAGCACTGTCGTCAAGGCGGAGCTGGCCAAGCTGGACAAGGACGCGGCCAGCGACCCGCTGATCGTCCCCGACAAGGCCATGTCGGCCAAGGCGCACGGCTTCCGGTCGCTCAGCGCCAAGGAAGAGACGTCGTACGAGCAGAAGTTCGCCCAGCTCACCGGCGGCTGACCCGGTGCCCGCTGCCCACCCCCTTCCCCCGGACTCCTTGGACTCACCATGACGACGCATCCTCAGAGCGACCACGGCGGCGACGTACGTCTCACCGGCATCAGCAAGACGTACGACAACGGCTTCACGGCCGTCCGGCCGCTCGACCTCACCGTCCCGCAGGGCTCCTTCTTCGCGCTCCTCGGCGCCTCCGGCTGCGGCAAGACCACCACGCTGCGCATGATCGCGGGCCTGGAGGAGCCGACCACCGGCACCGTGATGCTCGGCGACCAGGACGTCACCGGCCTGCCGCCCTACAAGCGGCCCGTGAACACCGTCTTCCAGTCGTACGCGCTCTTCCCGCACCTCGACATCTACGAGAACGTCGCCTTCGGCCTGCGCCGCCGCGGCATCAAGTCGGTGCAGAAGCAGGTCGACGACATGCTCGACCTGGTGCAGCTCGGCGAGCACAAGCGCAAGAAGCCGCACCAGCTCTCCGGCGGCCAGCAGCAGCGCGTCGCGGTCGCCCGCGCCCTCATCAACCACCCCAAGGTGCTGCTGCTCGACGAGCCGCTCGGCGCCCTCGACCTCAAGCTGCGCCGCCAGATGCAGCTGGAGCTCAAGCGCATCCAGACCGAGGTCGGCATCACCTTCATCCACGTCACGCACGACCAGGAGGAGGCCATGACCATGGCCGACACCGTCGCCGTGATGAACCAGGGCCGCGTCGAACAGCTCGGCGCCCCCACCGACCTCTACGAGAACCCGGGCTCCACCTTCGTCGCGAACTTCCTCGGCACCTCGAACTTCATCGAGGCCGAGATCGCGGGCCGGGCCGGCGACGACCTCACCCTGCGGGCCGGCGACGGCAAGCTGGTGCTGCCCGGCGCCCGATGTTCCACCGCCTCCACCGCCACCGGCGACAAGGTCCTGCTCGGCGTGCGCCCCGAGAAGATCTCCCTCACCCACGCCGACGACGCCTCTCAGATCCCCGACGGCCGCAACCGCATCACCGGCCGGATCGCCGACTCGTCGTTCATCGGCGTCTCCACGCAGTACGTCGTCGACAGCCCGCTCTGCGACGCCTTCGAGGTCTACGCCCAGAACATCGAACGGGACGCCCGGCTCGTGCCCGGCGCCGAGGTCGTCCTGCACTGGAACCCCGCGCACACGTTCGGTCTGGACGCGGCCCAGGACGCCGAGGCGGGCGTGGAGAAGGTCTCGGAGGACGCGGCGGCATGAGCACCACTCTCACCGAGGCGCCCGGGACGCCGTCCGAGGCACCGGCCCCGCGCAAGCCGAAGCGGCGCGGCCGTCTCGTCCCGTACTGGCTGCTGCTGCCCGGCATGCTCTGGCTGATCGTCTTCTTCGCGCTGCCGATGATCTACCAGGCCTCCACCTCCGTACAGCAGGGGTCCCTCGAGGACGGGTACACCGTCACCTGGCACTTCGCCACGTACTGGGACGCGCTGTCCGAGTACTGGCCGCAGTTCCTGCGGTCCGTGCTGTACGCGGGCCTCGCCACGATCCTGTGCCTGCTGCTCGGCTATCCGCTGGCCTACCTGATCGCGTTCCGCGCGGGCCGTTGGCGCAACGTCATCATGGTGCTGGTCATCGCGCCGTTCTTCACCAGCTTCCTGATCCGCACGCTGGCCTGGAAGACGATCCTCGCGGACAACGGCGTCGTCGTCAGCACGCTCAACTCGCTGCATCTGCTCGACGTCACCACCTGGCTCGGCATGACCGACGGCGACCGGGTCCTCGCCACCCCGCTCGCGGTGGTCTGCGGACTCACCTACAACTTCCTGCCGTTCATGGTCCTGCCGCTCTACACCTCGCTGGAGCGGATCGACGGCCGGCTGCACGAGGCGGCGGGCGACCTGTACGCGTCGCCGATCACCACGTTCCGCAAGGTGACCTTCCCGCTGTCGATGCCGGGCGTCGTCTCCGGCACGCTGCTCACCTTCATCCCGGCGACCGGTGACTACGTCAACGCGGACCTGCTCGGCTCCACCGACACCCGCATGGTCGGCAACGTCATCCAGACGCAGTTCCTGCGCATCCTCGACTATCCGACGGCGGCGGCGCTCTCCTTCATCCTCATGGCGGCCATTCTCTTCATGGTCACCTTCTACATTCGCCGTTCCGGAACGGAGGACCTGGTCTGATGCCCTTCGTGCGCTGGATACGCCGCAATCTGGTGGTGCTCGCGGGCCTGCTCACGCTCGCCTATCTCCTCCTGCCGAACGTCGTCGTCACGGTCTTCTCCTTCAACAAGCCGAAGGGCCGCTTCAATTACGAGTGGCAGGAATTCTCGGTCGACGCCTGGAAGAATCCGTGCGGGGTCGCCGACATGTGCGGCTCGCTCTCGCTGAGCCTCCAGATCGCCTTCTGGGCCACGCTCGGCGCGACCGCGCTCGGCACGATGATCGCCTTCGCCCTGGTGCGCTACCGCTTCCGGGCGCGCGGCGCGGTGAACTCGCTGATCTTCCTGCCGATGGCGATGCCCGAGGTCGTGATGGCCGCCTCGCTGCTCACGCTCTTCCTCAACATGGGCGCTCAGCTGGGCTTCTGGACGATCCTGATCGCCCACATCATGTTCTGCCTCAGCTTCGTGGTGACGGCCGTGAAGGCCCGGGTCATGTCGATGGACCCCCGCCTCGAACAGGCCGCGCAGGACCTCTACGCCGGTCCCGTGCAGACGTTCCTCCGCGTGACGCTGCCCATCGCCGCTCCCGGGATCGCGGCGGGCGCCCTGCTCGCCTTCGCGCTCTCCTTCGACGACTTCATCATCACGAATTTCAACGCGGGCTCGACCGTGACCTTCCCCATGTTCGTATGGGGATCGGCGCAACGCGGTACGCCCGTTCAGATCAATGTCATCGGTACGGCCATGTTCCTGGTCGCCGTACTGTGTGTGCTTGCCGGAATGATGGTCGGCAGGCGAAAGAACAAGAGCTCCTGAACCACAGGGCCTCAAGAAATTTCTGAGGGAGTTGGAATCATGGCCGCTGGTGCCATGAATCGCTGGACCCAATCACTGGCCGACGCCAAGCCGGTCGCCTATTGGCTCGACGACCCGGGCCGCCCCGAGGCCCGCCCCGCCCTCACCGGCGACGAGCACTGCGACCTGCTGGTCGTGGGCGGCGGCTACAGCGGCCTGTGGACGGCCCTGCTCGCCAAGGAGCGCGACCCGGGCCGGGACGTGGTCCTCGTCGAGGGCCGGGAGATCGGCTGGGCCGCCTCCGGGCGCAACGGCGGCTTCTGCGCCGCCTCCCTCACGCACGGCACGGCCAACGGGCTGACCCGCTGGCCCAAGGAGATCAAGAAGCTGGAGGAGCTGGGCGCCGCCAACCTCGACGCCATCGAGGCGGCGGTCGCCCGCTACTCCATCGACTGCGACTTCGAGCGCACCGGCGAACTCGACGTGGCCACCCAGCCGCACCAGGTCACCGAACTGCGCGAGTACTACGAGGAACTGGCCGAGGCCGGCCTCACCGACGGCCTGGAACTCCTCGACGCGGAGCAGACCCGCGAGCAGGTGAACTCGCCGACCTTCCAGGGCGCCCTCTTCGACCGCGCCGGCGTCGCCATGCTCCACCCGGCGAAGCTCGCCTGGGGCCTCAAGCAGGCCTGCCTCGACCTCGGCGTACGCGTCTACGAGAACACCCCGGCCACCCAGCTCGCCTCGAACGGCACGGGCGTCGCGGTCCGCACCCCCTACGGCCGGGTCTTCGCCCGCCGGGCCGCGCTCGGCACGAACGTCTTCCCTTCGCTGGTCAAGCGGGTGCGCTCGTACACCGTCCCGGTCTACGACTACGCGCTGATGACCGAGCCGCTGACGGAAACTCAGCTGGCGGAGATCGGCTGGAAGAACCGCCAGGGACTCGGCGACTCGGCCAACCAGTTCCACTACTTCCGGCTGTCCGCCGACAACCGGATCCTGTGGGGCGGCTACGACGCGATCTATCCGTACGGGGGCCGGGTCCGCGCCGAGTACGACCACCGCCCCGAGACGTACGCGAAGCTCGCCGGCCACTTCTTCACCTGCTTCCCGCAGCTGGAGGGCCTGCGCTTCACGCACGCGTGGGGCGGCGCGATCGACACCTGCTCGCGCTTCTCGGCGTTCTTCGGCACCGCGCACGCGGGCAAGGTGGCGTACGCGGCCGGGTACACCGGGCTCGGCGTCGGTGCGACGCGCTTCGGCGCGGACGTGATGCTCGACCTGCTGTCGGGGGAGCGCACCGAGCGCACGGAGCTGGAGATGGTCCGCTCCAAGCCGCTGCCGTTCCCGCCCGAGCCGTTCGCGTACACCGGCATCGCGCTCACCAAGTGGTCGCTGGCCCGCGCCGACGACAACGGCGGCCGCCGCAACCTGTGGCTCAAGACGATGGACGCCGTGGGGCTCGGCTTCGACAGCTGAGTCGCCGACCGGCAGGCGGCCGGTGAGGCTTCTCGCGCAGTTCACCGCGCCCCTGAGGCATGCGCTGCGCGCGACCTCAGCGGCCGCCCTGCACCGGGATGCCAGGCGATCACGCCGGTCCCGATCAACCGGCGTACGCCCAGGTCGCCGGTGTGATCCGGTTCACTACCAACAAGTAGCCCGAAGTCGCGTAATGCTCGGGCCCTCGCCTCCCTCTCGCTCGTGACCCATGAAGTCGAAGCGAGAGGGAGGTTCCGCCATGACGGGCTCAGGCGCGGCTAAGTCGGCGGTCGAGTGGCTGGTGTCGGTGGCGCCGGACCCGGAGGCGTGCCGCTGGGAGTGGGAGCGCAATCCGCTCGGGGTGGCCCTGCTGCCCGCGGGCAAGGAGTGGGACGTCCTGATCCTGCCGGGGGAGCTCGGCTACCCCACGCTCGATGTCCTCACCCGGGTCATCGACCGCCCCGGCCCGGTCCTCGCCGACTTCGGCGACGCCCGGATGGGGTTCTTCGTCCCGGCGGGCACGGTCGCGCGCTGGCTCGGCACGGGGGTGCGCGGCGCGGGCCACGGCACCTGGATCGTGGTCCCCTACCCGGGCCGCGCCACCGGCGGCGTGCGCTGGCTGGTGCCGCCGGACGGCCGGGGCACGCTCACCGATCCGGCGCTGCTCGAACTCGCGATGCACGAGGCGGCGGCCCAACTGGCGCGGGAATCGGGGGAGTAGTCCGGACCCAAGATGATCTCGGAGGCCCGCGAACTCTTGACAACTCAATTGGTCTGGACCAAGTTGGGCGCACTCCGCTCCACCGTGCCCCTTCCCCCGCCACGCCCGGAGGCAGTCATGGCCCGTACCGGACCACCCCGCAGATTCCTCACCGCCGTGACGGCGGCGGCGCTCGCCGCCGCCGGCCTCACCGCGCTGACCGCCCCCGCCCACGCCGCCGACACCGAGCTGGCCCGCAACGGCGGCTTCGAGTCCGGCCTGGACGGCTGGACGTGCTCGGCCGGCACCGGAAAGACCGTCAGCTCGCCTACGCACAGCGGCACTTCGGCCCTCCAGGGCACCCCGACCGCGGGCGACAACGCCCAGTGCACGCAGACCGTGACGGTGAAGCCGGGCTCCACGTACGCGCTCTCCGGTTACGTCCGCGGCAGTTACGTCTACCTCGGTGCCACCGGCACCGGCACCACGGACGTCTCGACGTGGACCCAGTCGGCCGCCGACTGGCAGAAGCTGACGACGACGTTCACGACCGGCCCGTCCACCACCAAGGTCACGCTCTTCACGCACGGCTGGTACGGCACCCCCGCCTACACCGCCGACGACATCAGCCTGATCGGCCCCGGCGGCGCGGCCCCCGTCGTCCCGGCCGCCCCGACGGGCGTCACGACAAGCTCCGTCACCGCCACGTCCCTCGCCCTGTCCTGGCCCGCCGTCTCCGGCGCGACGAGCTACGCGGTCTACGTCAACGGCACCAAGTCCCGTACCGTGAACGGCACTTCGACGACCCTGACCGGCCTCACGCCCGCCACCGCGTACAGCCTCCAGGTCTCCGCGCTCAACGACGCGGGCGAGTCCTCGAAGTCGACCGCCGTCACGGCCACCACGGCCCAGGGCTCGGGCAACCCGGGCGGCGGCTCCGGCAGCCTCCCCGCGCACGCCCTCGTCGGCTACCTCCACGCGAGCTTCGCCAACGGCTCCGGCTACACCCGCATGGCCGACGTCCCCGACAGCTGGGACGTCATCGACCTCGCCTTCGGTGAACCGACCTCGGTGACCTCGGGCGACATCCGCTTCAACCGCTGCCCGGTCACCGAGTGCCCGAACGTCGAGTCGGACGCCGACTTCAAGGCCGCGATCAAGGCCAAGCAGGCGGCCGGCAAGAAGGTGCTGATCTCGATCGGCGGCCAGAACGGCCAGGTCCAGCTCACCACCACGGCGGCCCGCGACACCTTCGTCTCGTCCGTCTCGAAGATCATCGACACCTACGGGCTCGACGGCCTCGACATCGACTTCGAGGGCCACTCCCTGTCCCTCAACACCGGCGACACGGACTTCAAGAACCCGACCACGCCCGTCATCGTCAACCTGATCTCGGCGCTGAAGACCCTCAAGGCCAAGTACGGCGACAAGTTCGTCCTGACGATGGCCCCGGAGACCTTCTTCGTCCAGAACGGCTACCAGTTCTACGGCTCCGGCAAGTGGGGCGGCCAGGACCCGCGCTGCGGCGCCTACCTCCCGGTCATCTACGCGATGCGCGACGACCTGACCCTGCTGCACGTCCAGGACTACAACTCGGGCCCGATCATGGGCCTCGACAACCAGTACCACTCCATGGGCGGCGCCGACTTCCACATCGCCATGACCGACATGCTCCTGACGGGCTTCCCGGTCGCGGGCGACGCCAACAACGTCTTCCCGCCGCTCCGCCCCGACCAGGTCGCCATCGGCATGCCCGCCTCGACCAACGCGGGCAACGGTTACGTGGCCCCGGCCGAGACGAACAAGGCCCTGGACTGCCTCACGAAGAAGACCAACTGCGGCTCGTACACCACCCACGGCACCTGGCCCGCGCTGCGCGGCCTGATGACGTGGTCGGTCAACTGGGACCGCTTCAACAACTGGGAGTTCCAGAAGAACTTCGACGCGTACTTCGGCGGCTAGCCGCGCCGGGTCACCTCGGCGAGCAGCTCCGACAGGAACTCCGCCCGCCGCGGTGACTCCAGTGCGCCCAGTGCCGCGGGCAGGTCCAGCGGCACCGGGCGCACCCGCGCCGAGGTACTCCCGTCCCAGCGCCGCACGGCCACGGCCGCACGGTCTCCCGACGCCCCGCCCGGGTGCAGCAGCACGCAGGTGGGCGGGGCGTCGCCGGGATCGCGGGCCAGGGCGTGCGCGTACAGGAAGGCCTGGTACTGGTCGGCCGTGGAGATCTTCCGGGTCGCGTAGAGCTTGTACTTGACGTCCACCGGGCGCACGAAGGGGAGCGCGTCCGTGCCGCCCCGGATCAGGACGTCGGGGCGCACCTCGCTGTAGGGGCGGGCGGTCCGCTCGTTCCACAGGACGTGGGTGTGCCGGGACTGGCCCTCGACCGTGAGGCCCGTGCCCGTCGCGGCCTCGGCCAGCAGGCGGGTCGTGAACAGCTCGAACAGCTCGTTCATGTCGATCAGGAAGGCCCGTGCGGCCAGTGGCCCGGCGCCGAAGAGGTCGTCGAGGCCGCCACCGGTCAGCAGCAGCGCCGACCAGAAGTGGGCCGGGCGGTAGTGCTCGTTGTGCCGGTGGTAGCTCAGCCGTGCCAGGTCCGCGCGCACGTCGGCCGGGCGGGTCGGCGCGTACTGCGCGAAGCGGCCCGCCACCCGGCGGGCGCGCGCCCGGACCGTGAGCGACGAGGTGGTGCGGGCCGCGAGATCGGCCGCGGCCGCGCACACCCGGTTGTCCACGATGTCCGTGTCGAAGTCGTCGTAGCGGCAGGCCAGCCGGTCCAACTGACCGTAGTGACGCAACAGCTGACGGTCCGGCAGGAGCCGCCCGCGGACAGCGGGCAGCGGTTCCTCGCGGCGTACGTAGTCACGACGCACCCCGCGCGCGAGCAGTCGCTCGGCGTGCGTGGTGACCATCAGGGCCACCAGGTCCCGCAGCTGCGGCGCCCCGTCGGAGAAGGTGCGCGGCACGGCCAGGGCCTCGGGCGCGGTGCCGACTGCGTGGTGCACCATCCGCAGCACGTCCAGGCCGGCGCCCAGGTACTTGGGCTCGACGCGGATCTCGCAGCCGTCCAGGGACACGACGCCGACGTGCGGCCCCGCGCTCACCTCGATCCGGCCGCCGGTCAGCTCGCGCACCCGCAGGCGGCGCGCGAACCGCTCGTCGGCGACCGCCCGCCGGTCCGCGGCGCTGAGCCGGACCCCGCCGAACTCCCGGCTCTCGTACTCGCGCAGCACAAGCACCCGCACCGGCCTACTCCGCCTGGTCCTTGACCTGGAACTCCTCGTACAGGGCGGCGATCAGCTTCTCGTCCTCGACCTCGCGCAGCGTGTGGTGGTCGCGGTCCACCAGCTCCTCGCCGAGGAACGCCGCGAGCAGCGTGTAGTCGTCGTACGCGTACTCCTGGAGCAGCGGCAGCACCTCGCCCCGTACGATCGCGGAGAGTTCGGCCGCCGAGTCCACCGGGGTGCCGCCCGGCAGGAAATAGGCGTGGCCGATCTGCTTCTCGCGGTCGAGGCGGGTGCGGATGCGTTCGTTGAGGGCGTCCAGCATCTCGGCGAGGTGCAGCCGATCGACGTAACAGCCCTCCAGCGGCGTGGAGTCGGGGAGGAGTTCGAGGAACGCGAAGCGGCGGCGGACGGCGGCGTCGAGCATCCGGATGGAGCGGTCGGCGGTGTTCATCGTGCCGACGAGCCGGACGTTCGGCGGGACGGCGAAGCGCTCGCCGCTCAGCGGCAGGGTGACCGTGCGGCCCCGCTTGTCCCGCTCGATCAGGGTGATCAGCTCGCCCAGGATCTTGGGCAGATCGCCCCGGTTCAGCTCGTCGACGACGATCAGGTACGGGCGCTCCGGGTCCTTGGCCGCGGCCTGGCAGACCCGCTTGAAGACGCCGTCGACCCGGTCGAGCGCGAGTCCGGTGCCTCCGGCGCCGGGTACCGGCCGGAACCCCTCGACGAAGTCCTCGTAGCCGTAACCGGGATGGAAGGTGACCACGGTCAGCAGGCCCGCCTCCACCAGCGCGGAGAGCGCGGCCTCGTAACCGGGGGAGCCGGGCTCGGCGTACGGGTCGAGGCCGGGCAGCGAGCAGACCTCGCCGAGTCCGCGCACCGCGTAGTTCAGCGCCGTGTACGTCTTTCCGGTGCCGGGCGGGCCGAACAGCACGACCTGGCCGCGCCGGTCGAGGCCCTCGGCGATGCGCCGCAGCAGCGGATCCAGCGGCGGGGCGGGGACCTCGTTCGGCTGCGCGGCCGCCTCCGGGGTCTCCGTCCGCCGCAGATCCTTGATCCGCTTCCAGGTGGCGGCGGGCACGTCCTTCACCGTCACCGTGGCCCAGGATCCCTCGGGCTGGGCCAGCCGGCCCGCACAGCTGTCGTCCCACTCCACGGCGACCGTGTGCCGGTGGCCGGTGCGGTCGGGGCGCCAGGTGTAGCCCTCGTCGGTGACCCGGCCGACGGCGAGGACCTGGCTGGCGCCCGTGTTGGCGACGACGAGGTCACCGGCGCGCAGGCTCAGCAGCTTCCAGAGCTCGTTCGCCTTCGCGGTGATCTTCGACTGGAAGTTGTTGTACTCGGCGCCGAACGCCTCACGGAACGCGGCCGTGTACTCGTCCCGGTCGGCGAACTCACGCAGATCACCGATCTCGTCCCAGCCCACCGCGATGTACCCGCCCGCGCGGCACTGCTCCCACACCTCGCCGTCCCGGCCC is a genomic window containing:
- a CDS encoding AAA family ATPase, giving the protein MADGHEQATGTPRKTDRTVVAFEGREYALTPSPGEVILPLHGQLIHHDPGCRHLTDAHTLPRAADPQRLIWRRLIDSAPTGDLAGRAAFAREQGLLNGQGRPVTGVCTCVLESVTAAQAEALRPWPLADALAAFDRAAHEKVLAEAEAQAAAVREAFPLAEWPALPLSRYALGQGDSATTQPYCYLVEFGSNALGSIAGGSAMKHLVFRRKDGSWWHDPRYPDVETAWQAVRSGIVEAVAAAREGRLSDIDSIDAVRSGPSLIAKTLSVYAPESTLPVYSGDLARHFLQRLTGRPAPRLERFALQARLKQVIDADERFAGWPPRLVVRFLYWWADPNRTRQIVKIAAGRDGEVWEQCRAGGYIAVGWDEIGDLREFADRDEYTAAFREAFGAEYNNFQSKITAKANELWKLLSLRAGDLVVANTGASQVLAVGRVTDEGYTWRPDRTGHRHTVAVEWDDSCAGRLAQPEGSWATVTVKDVPAATWKRIKDLRRTETPEAAAQPNEVPAPPLDPLLRRIAEGLDRRGQVVLFGPPGTGKTYTALNYAVRGLGEVCSLPGLDPYAEPGSPGYEAALSALVEAGLLTVVTFHPGYGYEDFVEGFRPVPGAGGTGLALDRVDGVFKRVCQAAAKDPERPYLIVVDELNRGDLPKILGELITLIERDKRGRTVTLPLSGERFAVPPNVRLVGTMNTADRSIRMLDAAVRRRFAFLELLPDSTPLEGCYVDRLHLAEMLDALNERIRTRLDREKQIGHAYFLPGGTPVDSAAELSAIVRGEVLPLLQEYAYDDYTLLAAFLGEELVDRDHHTLREVEDEKLIAALYEEFQVKDQAE